In Streptomyces durocortorensis, a genomic segment contains:
- the sbnB gene encoding 2,3-diaminopropionate biosynthesis protein SbnB has translation MSVSQSEPGPVRRPTFAVVPGAQVNSVLQGREKQVIDLVEATYRLHGTGATVNPPSYFLRFPDRPDARIIALPASLGGESGVDGLKWISSFPANIESGLPRASAVLILNDPATGYPFACLESSVISAVRTAASAALAADVLSRGRGDRPRRVGFVGTGLIARFIHTYLAAAGWDFDEVGVHDLKPEHADRFRGYVEGGHGGRVVVHDSAESLIRASDLVVFATVAGAPHISDPGWFAHAPLVLNVSLRDLAPEIVLSAVNVVDDVEHCLKANTSVHLAEQLTGGREFLSGTLYDVMSGAVRPPAGRTLVFSPFGLGVLDLAVGSYVYDEIDRKGELRVADGFFDELDRYGKS, from the coding sequence ATGTCGGTGTCGCAGTCGGAACCAGGACCGGTCAGGCGGCCGACGTTCGCGGTGGTACCGGGAGCGCAGGTCAACAGCGTCCTGCAAGGACGGGAGAAGCAGGTCATCGACCTGGTCGAGGCCACCTACCGGCTGCACGGCACGGGCGCCACCGTGAACCCGCCCTCGTACTTCCTGCGCTTCCCGGACCGCCCCGATGCGCGGATCATCGCGCTGCCCGCCTCGCTGGGCGGGGAGTCGGGCGTCGACGGGCTGAAGTGGATCTCCAGCTTCCCCGCCAACATCGAGTCGGGCCTGCCGCGCGCCTCAGCGGTGCTCATCCTCAACGACCCGGCGACCGGCTACCCCTTCGCCTGCCTTGAGTCGTCCGTCATCAGCGCGGTACGCACCGCGGCGTCGGCGGCCCTGGCCGCCGACGTACTGAGCCGCGGTCGCGGTGACCGGCCCCGGCGGGTCGGTTTCGTCGGGACCGGCCTGATCGCCCGCTTCATCCACACCTATCTGGCCGCGGCGGGCTGGGACTTCGACGAGGTGGGCGTACACGATCTGAAGCCCGAGCACGCCGACCGCTTCCGCGGCTACGTGGAGGGCGGACACGGCGGTCGGGTGGTGGTGCACGACAGCGCCGAGTCGCTGATCCGGGCGAGTGACCTGGTGGTGTTCGCCACGGTCGCGGGGGCCCCGCACATCAGCGACCCCGGGTGGTTCGCGCACGCGCCACTGGTACTGAACGTCTCGCTGCGCGACCTCGCGCCCGAGATCGTCCTCTCGGCCGTCAACGTCGTCGACGACGTCGAGCACTGCCTCAAGGCCAACACGTCCGTGCACCTGGCCGAACAGCTGACGGGCGGCCGGGAGTTCCTGTCGGGGACTCTGTACGACGTGATGTCCGGGGCGGTGCGGCCACCGGCCGGCCGGACCCTGGTGTTCTCCCCCTTCGGGCTCGGCGTCCTCGATCTGGCCGTCGGCTCGTATGTGTACGACGAGATCGACCGCAAGGGTGAACTGCGTGTCGCCGACGGATTCTTCGATGAGCTCGACCGTTACGGAAAGAGCTGA
- a CDS encoding preATP grasp domain-containing protein: protein MDEFSAGFTGRLKRAVTGSPDTPLVFLGNFEVEEVWAQGEHTLPRFSGASGNAVVNRMDEFALLLAGEGDHVVLKTAPDEAYLAYLAELGLGLPAVHAVARQDSQRNVTEDVLHDPALLATLTELAGQGAHLTAHGISVVEEELSRRTGMPLAAPGAGLCKAVNSKIYSRRAADELGLRQPAGWTCETVDELGEALGRARELLAEGRRTVVKEAFGVSGKGIVVLENERRMDRVLRMVTQRVERSGQPRIAFVVEEWVPNQGDLNYQFTVGRDQSVHFDFVKRAVTEGGVHKGHRIPAQLSESRLAALREAAALLGKRLAADGYIGVVGVDALLDDADGVFPVIEINARNNMSTYQVRLQERLVGPGRAGLARHYPLRLNGPIGFEEMRRVLGPLLLTEAGGSGLVINNYATVNAGGQERPGEPFDGRLYGIVVADSATELTALDEGVTARLVAEGVSRAH, encoded by the coding sequence ATGGACGAATTCAGTGCCGGTTTCACCGGCCGGCTCAAGCGCGCCGTGACCGGCTCGCCCGATACGCCGCTGGTGTTCCTGGGCAATTTCGAGGTCGAGGAGGTGTGGGCGCAGGGCGAGCACACCCTGCCCCGCTTCTCCGGGGCCTCGGGCAATGCCGTGGTCAACCGCATGGACGAGTTCGCGCTGCTGCTCGCGGGCGAAGGCGACCACGTGGTGCTCAAGACCGCGCCGGACGAGGCGTACCTCGCCTACCTCGCCGAGCTCGGTCTCGGCCTGCCCGCGGTCCATGCCGTCGCCCGGCAGGACTCCCAGCGCAACGTCACCGAGGACGTACTGCACGACCCCGCGCTGCTCGCCACCCTCACCGAGCTGGCCGGGCAGGGGGCACACCTCACGGCACACGGCATCTCCGTCGTGGAGGAGGAGCTCTCGCGGCGTACCGGTATGCCTCTGGCAGCGCCCGGAGCCGGTCTCTGCAAGGCCGTCAACAGCAAGATCTACAGCCGCCGGGCCGCGGACGAGCTGGGGTTGCGCCAGCCCGCGGGATGGACCTGCGAGACGGTCGACGAGCTGGGCGAAGCACTCGGCCGGGCCCGGGAACTGCTCGCCGAGGGGCGCAGGACCGTCGTCAAGGAGGCCTTCGGCGTCTCGGGCAAGGGCATCGTCGTCCTGGAGAACGAACGCCGGATGGACCGTGTGCTGCGCATGGTCACCCAGCGTGTGGAGCGATCCGGACAGCCGCGCATCGCCTTCGTCGTGGAGGAGTGGGTTCCCAACCAGGGTGATCTGAACTACCAGTTCACCGTCGGACGCGACCAGTCGGTGCACTTCGACTTCGTCAAGCGCGCGGTCACCGAGGGCGGCGTGCACAAGGGCCACCGCATCCCGGCCCAGCTCTCCGAGAGCCGCCTCGCCGCGCTCCGCGAGGCCGCCGCGCTGCTGGGCAAGCGACTGGCCGCCGACGGATACATCGGGGTGGTCGGCGTCGACGCGCTTCTCGACGACGCCGACGGGGTGTTCCCGGTCATCGAGATCAATGCCCGCAACAACATGTCGACCTACCAAGTGCGCCTCCAGGAAAGACTGGTGGGTCCGGGGAGGGCCGGGCTGGCCCGCCACTACCCGCTGCGCCTGAACGGCCCGATCGGCTTCGAGGAGATGCGCCGCGTCCTCGGCCCGCTGCTCCTCACCGAGGCGGGCGGCTCGGGCCTGGTGATCAACAACTACGCGACCGTCAACGCGGGCGGTCAGGAGCGTCCCGGCGAGCCGTTCGACGGCCGCCTCTACGGAATCGTGGTGGCCGACTCGGCCACCGAGCTGACCGCCCTCGACGAGGGCGTCACCGCCCGGCTCGTGGCTGAAGGAGTGAGTCGTGCCCACTGA
- the sbnA gene encoding 2,3-diaminopropionate biosynthesis protein SbnA, translating to MPVISAPQEFNVDDLYVDLQWVSGQPLYLKCEGFNFAGSIKLKAASEMIAMAERSGELQPGDMLVESSSGNMGVAISLLASSRGYRFTCVTDSRCTLSARQLMEALGTEVHVITEPHPEDGLLGARINRVKKLCADNYDYVWLNQYFNPGNWLAHFQTTGPEILKSFPEVDVVFVGAGTTGTLMGCARYLRQAKPSVRIVAIDTVGSVTFGTPAAPRSIPGLGTGVRPHILDESFVDDVVHVPETETLRLCRSLADRGFLFGGSTGTVVGGALSWLERNRPEGGITAVAIAPDLGDRYLDTIYNDQWVEEIYGSGALKAADSARLLTRGTP from the coding sequence GTGCCAGTCATATCCGCACCACAGGAATTCAACGTCGACGATCTCTACGTTGACCTCCAGTGGGTTTCCGGGCAACCGCTCTACCTCAAGTGCGAAGGGTTCAACTTCGCCGGATCCATCAAACTCAAGGCCGCTTCCGAGATGATCGCCATGGCGGAGCGCAGCGGCGAGCTACAGCCCGGCGACATGCTCGTCGAGAGCTCGTCGGGCAACATGGGAGTCGCCATCAGCCTGCTGGCGAGCAGCCGGGGCTACCGGTTCACCTGTGTGACGGACTCCCGCTGCACCCTGAGCGCCCGGCAGCTGATGGAGGCACTCGGCACCGAGGTGCACGTCATCACGGAGCCGCACCCCGAGGACGGTCTCCTGGGGGCGCGCATCAACCGCGTCAAGAAGCTGTGCGCGGACAACTACGACTACGTGTGGCTCAACCAGTATTTCAATCCCGGGAACTGGCTGGCGCATTTCCAGACGACCGGCCCCGAGATACTGAAGAGTTTCCCCGAGGTCGACGTGGTGTTCGTCGGCGCGGGCACGACGGGCACCCTCATGGGCTGCGCACGCTATCTGCGCCAGGCCAAGCCGTCCGTGCGGATCGTCGCGATCGACACGGTGGGCTCGGTGACCTTCGGTACGCCCGCGGCCCCGCGGTCCATTCCCGGTCTCGGCACGGGGGTGCGTCCGCACATCCTCGACGAGTCCTTCGTGGACGACGTGGTGCATGTGCCCGAGACCGAGACGCTGCGGCTCTGCCGAAGCCTCGCCGACCGCGGCTTCCTCTTCGGCGGGTCCACCGGAACGGTGGTCGGCGGCGCGCTGAGCTGGCTGGAGCGGAACCGCCCCGAGGGCGGGATCACCGCGGTGGCCATCGCTCCGGATCTCGGCGACCGCTATCTGGACACCATCTACAACGACCAGTGGGTCGAGGAGATCTACGGGTCCGGCGCGCTCAAGGCCGCCGACTCCGCGCGGCTACTGACCAGGGGAACCCCATGA
- a CDS encoding 3-oxoacyl-[acyl-carrier-protein] synthase III C-terminal domain-containing protein, which translates to MTSLVAVSSHLPDTVPVDALKETLGISDQQVRRFTRLYGLDGICQAPDRSEADLLLAAAGKLEGLAGQEDRVRYVIRAKGLRTTAPYPVSPVRDVCDALGLRNARTFAVADHGCATGLLAVDVAGMLLEADGDPDALALVLAGDKTLTPFSQWVADVSIMSEATAAVLVGPGGDRDRMLGYAARIHGRDDGLIDLVGDLAKEAVRIYQGALEEVVLAATEEAGISVADLALVLPHNVNRVSWTVAAKNLGISTDTIHLDNIALSGHAFCADPFINYRSVRDLGLLKPGNHYLMTAAGLGQAFAAMVLQH; encoded by the coding sequence ATGACCTCATTGGTGGCGGTGTCAAGTCATCTGCCGGATACGGTGCCGGTGGATGCCCTCAAGGAAACCCTCGGGATCAGTGACCAGCAGGTGCGCCGGTTCACCCGGCTCTACGGGCTGGACGGGATCTGCCAGGCGCCCGACCGGTCCGAGGCGGACCTGCTGCTGGCCGCGGCCGGCAAGCTGGAGGGCCTGGCCGGGCAGGAGGACCGGGTCCGCTACGTGATCCGGGCCAAGGGCCTTCGTACCACCGCGCCCTATCCGGTGAGCCCGGTCCGGGACGTGTGCGACGCGCTCGGCCTGAGGAACGCCCGGACCTTCGCGGTCGCCGACCACGGCTGTGCGACCGGACTGCTCGCCGTCGACGTGGCCGGGATGCTCCTGGAAGCGGACGGCGACCCCGACGCGCTCGCGCTGGTGCTGGCCGGGGACAAGACGCTCACGCCCTTCTCCCAGTGGGTCGCCGACGTGTCGATCATGAGCGAGGCCACCGCGGCCGTTCTGGTCGGCCCCGGCGGGGACCGCGACCGGATGCTCGGCTACGCCGCCCGCATCCACGGCCGCGACGACGGCCTGATCGACCTGGTGGGGGACCTCGCCAAGGAGGCCGTACGCATCTACCAGGGCGCCCTGGAGGAGGTCGTGCTCGCGGCGACGGAGGAGGCCGGGATCAGCGTCGCGGACCTCGCCCTCGTCCTGCCCCACAACGTCAACCGGGTCTCCTGGACGGTCGCGGCCAAGAACCTCGGCATCAGCACCGACACGATCCATCTCGACAACATCGCGCTCTCGGGGCACGCCTTCTGCGCCGACCCCTTCATCAACTACCGGTCGGTACGTGATCTGGGGCTGCTCAAGCCGGGCAACCACTACCTGATGACCGCGGCGGGCCTCGGCCAGGCGTTCGCCGCGATGGTCCTCCAGCACTAA